One genomic segment of Ipomoea triloba cultivar NCNSP0323 chromosome 9, ASM357664v1 includes these proteins:
- the LOC116030744 gene encoding phosphatidylinositol:ceramide inositolphosphotransferase 1-like, whose amino-acid sequence MSLYIGREASKLWKRICAETTAEIKLLAENWKYLLGGLICQYIHGLAARGVHYIHRPGPTLQDVGFVLLPELGQDKAYISETVFTSIFMSFVLWTFHPFILKSKKIYTVLIWCRVLAFLAACQFLRIITFYSTQLPGPNYHCREGSKLATLPRPDSIVEFLFMNFPQGILYGCGDLIFSSHMIFSLVFVRTYQKYGTRRLIKQCAWLAVIAQSFLIVASRKHYTVDVVVAWYTVNLVVFFVDRKLPELPDRSGSTGFLIPLTKDNKTRDENLKLLNGNSGDLADKRPRTQISGKITEDGNTVHGEGLMNGG is encoded by the exons ATGTCGCTTTACATTGGTCGCGAGGCTTCAAAG CTATGGAAGAGAATTTGTGCAGAGACTACAGCAGAGATCAAGCTTCTTGCCGAGAATTGGAAGTATCTTCTTGGAGGTCTAATTTGTCAG TACATCCATGGACTGGCTGCTCGAGGGGTTCATTACATACATCGGCCAGGACCGACTCTACAGGACGTTGGGTTCGTTCTTCTTCCG GAACTTGGTCAAGACAAGGCTTACATCAGTGAGACAGTATTCACTTCCATCTTTATGTCTTTTGTCTTG TGGACTTTCCATCCGTTCATTTTAAAGAGCAAAAAGATCTACACTGTGCTAATATGGTGCAGGGTCTTGGCTTTCTTAGCT GCTTGTCAATTTCTTCGGATTATAACTTTCTATTCTACACAACTTCCTGGTCCAAATTATCACTGTCGGGAG GGTTCAAAGCTTGCTACGCTTCCTCGCCCTGATAGTATTGTAGAATTTCTATTTATGAATT TTCCTCAGGGAATACTTTATGGTTGTGGGGATCTAATATTCTCATCGCATATGATATTCTCTCTTGTCTTTGTTCGGACATATCAAAAATACGGCACACGAAG GTTGATCAAGCAATGTGCCTGGTTAGCTGTTATCGCCCAAAGTTTCTTGATTGTTGCGTCTCGCAAACATTACACAGTTGATGTTGTCGTGGCTTG GTACACCGTGAATCTGGTGGTGTTCTTTGTTGACAGAAAATTACCAG AATTGCCTGACCGCTCTGGTTCAACGGGATTTTTGATACCATTGACCAAGGACAACAAGACTAGAGACGagaacctcaaacttttgaaTGGGAATTCTGGAGATCTTGCAGACAAG AGGCCAAGAACCCAAATAAGTGGGAAGATAACAGAAGACGGAAACACGGTGCACGGTGAAGGGTTGATGAATGGGGGATAG
- the LOC116030580 gene encoding uncharacterized protein LOC116030580, with protein MYTIKHQTYMASSLNLSFILFFTCSLLIHVTLGEIICEELGVNVCAFSISSSGKRCLLENSATGDGKVEYQCKTSEVFVRKMAEHIESDECVNACGADRNSVGISSDCLLDSMFIAKLCSPACYQNCPNIVDLYFNMAAGEGVYLPDLCQRQRRNPHRAMIELLSSGAAASGDSGSEKLIADSPAPAPAPAPAPSSF; from the exons ATGTATACAATTAAGCATCAAACATATATGGCTTCTTCACTCAAtctttctttcattttgttCTTCACTTGTTCTCTCCTCATCCATGTTACTCTTG GGGAGATTATATGCGAGGAATTGGGTGTGAATGTTTGCGCGTTTTCGATCTCGTCGTCGGGGAAGAGGTGTCTGTTGGAGAACTCGGCGACCGGCGACGGAAAGGTGGAGTACCAATGCAAGACGTCGGAGGTTTTTGTCCGAAAGATGGCGGAGCACATAGAATCCGACGAGTGCGTGAATGCATGCGGGGCTGATCGGAACAGCGTCGGAATTTCATCGGATTGTTTGCTGGACTCAATGTTCATCGCCAAGCTTTGCTCTCCGGCGTGTTACCAGAACTGCCCCAACATCGTTGACCTCTACTTCAACATGGCCGCCGGCGAAG GAGTGTATTTGCCGGACCTTTGTCAGAGACAGAGGAGAAACCCCCACCGAGCCATGATTGAACTGTTAAGCAGTGGTGCCGCAGCCTCCGGCGACAGCGGTAGTGAAAAGCTTATTGCTGATTCGCCGGCTCCGGCGCCGGCTCCGGCGCCGGCGCCTTCTTCTTTCTAA